From a single Sus scrofa isolate TJ Tabasco breed Duroc chromosome 13, Sscrofa11.1, whole genome shotgun sequence genomic region:
- the MB21D2 gene encoding protein MB21D2 isoform X2, giving the protein MSLPVCGAAFIWMVQKLDQKLPVANEYLLLSGGVREGVVDLDLDELNVYARGTDYDMDFTLLVPALKLHDRNQPVTLDMRHSALCHSWLSLRLFDEGTISKWKDCCTIVDHINGATNYFFSPTKVADWFYDSISIVLSEIQKKPQRGMPKVEKVEKNGTIISIILGVGSSRMLYDIVPVVSFKGWPAVAQSWLMENHFWDGKITEEEVISGFYLVPACSYKGKKDNEWRLSFARSEVQLKKCISSSLMQAYQACKAIIIKLLSRPKAISPYHLRSMMLWACDRLPANYLAQEDYAAHFLLGLIDDLQHCLVNKMCPNYFIPQCNMLEHLSEETVMLHARKLSSVRSDPAEHLRTAIEHVKAANRLTLELQRRGSTTSIPSPQSDGGDPNQPDDRLAKKLQQLVTENPGKSISVFINPDDVTRPHFRIDDKFF; this is encoded by the coding sequence gGATGGTGCAAAAGCTGGACCAAAAACTTCCAGTGGCCAATGAATACCTGTTGCTCTCTGGAGGAGTCCGGGAAGGTGTGGTAGACCTAGACTTAGATGAGCTTAATGTCTATGCCCGAGGAACCGACTATGATATGGACTTCACTCTTCTGGTGCCCGCCCTTAAGCTGCATGACCGTAATCAGCCTGTGACCCTGGATATGCGCCACTCAGCCTTGTGCCACTCTTGGCTGAGCCTTCGGCTCTTCGATGAGGGGACGATCAGTAAGTGGAAAGACTGCTGCACCATTGTAGATCACATCAATGGTGCCACCAACTACTTCTTCTCCCCAACCAAAGTGGCCGACTGGTTCTATGACTCCATCAGCATTGTCCTCTCGGAGATACAGAAGAAACCTCAGCGAGGGATGCCAAAGGTGGAAAAGGTAGAAAAGAATGGGACCATCATCTCCATCATTCTGGGTGTGGGGAGCAGTCGCATGTTGTACGACATTGTCCCGGTGGTGTCTTTCAAAGGTTGGCCTGCAGTGGCCCAGAGCTGGCTCATGGAGAACCACTTTTGGGATGGGAAGATCACGGAAGAAGAGGTCATCAGTGGGTTTTACTTGGTGCCTGCTTGCTCCTACAAGGGAAAGAAGGACAATGAGTGGCGGCTGTCCTTTGCCAGGAGCGAGGTGCAGTTGAAGAAGTGCATCTCCAGCAGCCTCATGCAGGCCTACCAGGCTTGCAAAGCCATCATCATTAAACTCCTGTCCCGGCCCAAGGCCATCAGCCCCTATCACCTGCGGAGCATGATGCTCTGGGCCTGCGACAGACTTCCTGCCAACTACTTAGCCCAAGAAGACTATGCAGCCCACTTTTTGCTGGGCCTCATTGATGACCTGCAGCACTGTCTGGTCAACAAGATGTGCCCCAATTATTTCATCCCACAGTGCAACATGCTGGAGCACCTGTCAGAAGAGACGGTGATGCTCCACGCGCGGAAGCTCTCCTCGGTCCGCTCAGACCCGGCGGAGCACTTGCGCACAGCCATCGAGCACGTCAAGGCAGCCAACCGGCTGACGCTGGAGCTCCAGAGGCGAGGCAGCACCACCAGCATCCCCTCCCCGCAGTCCGACGGAGGGGACCCCAACCAGCCCGATGACCGCTTGGCCAAAAAACTGCAGCAGCTCGTGACTGAGAACCCGGGGAAGTCCATCTCTGTCTTTATTAACCCTGATGATGTGACAAGGCCCCATTTCAGAATTGATGATAAATTTTTCTGA